In bacterium, a single window of DNA contains:
- a CDS encoding cysteine desulfurase, translating into MRVYADYNATTPLAPGFEGYLRSFLGEGYKNPSSIHAEGRAAREFLDRERTITAGYLGAEADQVIYTSGATEANNAVLQSFVDMYPDGKIILSGIEHDSVYKKAQALGALGYQVVTIPVDEEGKLDVTLLDFALQESPALVSVMLANNETGMVLPIVDIAAIAHEAGSVVHTDATCALGKIPLLFNELDVDYLSFSAHKCYGLKGVGGLLVKDVTAFKPQILGGLHERGNRAGTENLIGIMSLNAGLKYGLQDLGLELQRMEMLRSRFVTGLKTFKREMKIHESSTAQLASTVNIAFRGFHAETMLARLDLEGVAVSFGSACHSGTFEPSRVLLNMGISEEEASSTIRFSFGRMTTIDEIDFILGVLKKTLEE; encoded by the coding sequence ATGCGTGTTTATGCCGATTATAATGCAACGACCCCCTTAGCCCCGGGCTTTGAGGGATATCTTCGCTCTTTTTTAGGGGAGGGTTATAAAAATCCATCCAGCATTCATGCCGAAGGTCGTGCTGCTCGTGAGTTTTTAGATAGAGAACGGACTATAACCGCTGGTTATTTGGGTGCTGAAGCTGATCAGGTTATTTATACCAGTGGAGCTACCGAGGCTAATAATGCTGTTTTACAGTCGTTTGTGGATATGTATCCAGACGGAAAGATTATTTTATCGGGTATTGAGCACGATTCAGTTTACAAAAAAGCCCAGGCTTTGGGTGCCTTAGGTTATCAGGTGGTTACAATCCCTGTTGATGAAGAAGGTAAATTGGATGTGACCTTACTTGATTTTGCTCTCCAGGAATCTCCTGCATTAGTGAGTGTGATGTTGGCCAATAATGAAACAGGTATGGTTTTGCCTATTGTAGATATTGCTGCCATAGCTCATGAAGCTGGATCTGTAGTGCACACGGATGCAACTTGTGCACTTGGTAAAATACCATTATTATTTAATGAGTTAGATGTTGATTATTTAAGTTTTTCTGCACACAAGTGTTATGGATTAAAAGGGGTAGGGGGATTGCTGGTTAAGGATGTAACAGCCTTTAAACCGCAAATTTTAGGTGGTTTGCACGAGCGAGGTAACCGTGCCGGTACCGAAAATTTGATTGGCATCATGTCGCTCAATGCGGGATTAAAATATGGGCTTCAAGATTTAGGTTTGGAGTTACAAAGAATGGAAATGTTAAGGTCTCGTTTTGTGACTGGTCTTAAGACTTTTAAAAGAGAAATGAAAATTCATGAGTCTTCTACAGCGCAGTTGGCTTCAACAGTAAATATTGCTTTTAGAGGTTTTCATGCCGAAACCATGTTGGCTCGTTTGGATTTGGAAGGAGTGGCGGTATCCTTTGGTTCTGCTTGCCATTCAGGTACCTTTGAACCATCTCGGGTGCTTTTGAATATGGGTATTTCGGAAGAAGAAGCATCGTCCACTATTCGGTTCTCGTTTGGACGGATGACGACGATTGATGAGATTGATTTTATTTTGGGGGTTTTAAAAAAAACATTGGAAGAGTAA
- the mtaB gene encoding tRNA (N(6)-L-threonylcarbamoyladenosine(37)-C(2))-methylthiotransferase MtaB codes for MKKIALTTFGCRANQYDGAFLAKMFRDEQCEVVGFNEEADVYVINSCSITGEADIEARQHIHKAKRNNPNAITLLTGCSAEASTDKFKDVEGLHYIVGNLTKENVLTVLNQNEKPQAPVILKSEGLKDSSLFFGGGLTLDNHSRSFLKIQDGCSQFCSFCIVPYSRGLNRSVLPDTVMESLHKLNEQKVEEVVLTGIHLGTYGKDLDTKTTLMDLLYRIEREKPVKRVRLSSVDPEEFTDEMIDFFASSQVFCPHVHLPLQSGDDGVLKSMKRRYTAQVFRDLTHKLKERIPHICIGTDVIVGFPGETEEAFQNTYNLINETPVTYVHTFPYSVRQGTKAASFPDQIDLKTRKKRAKVIRLLSEAKKAAFTQNFVGEVRPAILEKHKFSAKALTDNYISVELMGPLWHEFGKTVPVKLTRFTATGMRGEIDKSAFY; via the coding sequence ATGAAGAAAATAGCTCTCACCACATTTGGATGCCGCGCTAATCAATATGATGGGGCTTTTTTGGCTAAAATGTTTCGTGATGAGCAGTGTGAAGTAGTGGGATTTAACGAAGAAGCCGATGTGTATGTGATTAATTCGTGTTCTATTACCGGCGAAGCCGATATCGAAGCTCGCCAGCATATTCATAAAGCTAAAAGAAACAATCCAAACGCAATCACTTTACTTACGGGCTGTTCCGCCGAAGCGAGTACCGACAAGTTTAAAGATGTAGAAGGGCTTCATTATATTGTGGGGAATCTCACCAAGGAAAATGTTCTTACGGTACTTAATCAAAACGAAAAGCCTCAAGCGCCGGTGATTTTAAAATCGGAAGGCTTAAAAGACTCTTCTCTTTTTTTTGGTGGCGGTTTAACGCTCGATAATCATTCGCGTTCCTTTCTAAAAATTCAGGATGGTTGTAGCCAGTTTTGCAGCTTTTGTATTGTTCCTTATTCTCGCGGACTCAATCGTTCTGTCTTGCCCGATACGGTGATGGAGTCCCTTCACAAATTAAATGAGCAGAAGGTTGAAGAAGTAGTGCTCACCGGTATCCATTTAGGTACTTATGGAAAAGATCTCGATACTAAAACAACCTTGATGGATTTACTCTATCGTATTGAACGGGAAAAACCCGTAAAGCGTGTGCGTCTTAGTTCGGTTGATCCTGAAGAATTTACCGATGAGATGATTGATTTTTTTGCTTCTTCTCAAGTTTTTTGTCCGCATGTGCATCTGCCGCTGCAAAGTGGGGATGATGGAGTTTTAAAAAGTATGAAGCGTCGGTATACGGCACAAGTTTTTCGTGATCTCACCCATAAACTCAAAGAGCGCATCCCTCATATTTGTATTGGGACTGATGTTATTGTTGGATTTCCTGGTGAAACTGAAGAAGCGTTTCAAAATACCTATAATCTTATCAACGAAACTCCGGTTACGTATGTGCATACATTTCCGTATTCTGTGCGTCAGGGGACGAAGGCTGCTTCTTTCCCCGATCAAATCGACCTTAAAACCCGTAAAAAGCGAGCTAAAGTGATTCGTTTGTTGTCGGAGGCTAAAAAAGCCGCTTTTACCCAAAATTTTGTAGGGGAGGTAAGGCCGGCTATATTGGAAAAACATAAGTTTTCGGCCAAAGCATTAACCGATAATTATATTTCGGTTGAATTAATGGGCCCACTCTGGCATGAATTTGGCAAAACAGTGCCGGTAAAACTGACCCGTTTTACTGCAACCGGTATGCGTGGTGAAATTGACAAAAGTGCATTTTATTAA
- the era gene encoding GTPase Era, whose amino-acid sequence MTAKKFTCGYVAFLGYPNAGKSTLLNSILKEKIAAVTDKPQTTRKRLLGIYNDNDSQIIFIDTPGFHNSAKKLNQFLLSELDEAVKDADLIGVVFSPDQNPQEPLIAYAHEQHQKLKDKKWVMIVNKMDLPTYLDKKIKTEFPNIPVVTVSALKEEGMDQLIKIMKEKLPDGPALYDTESLTTASYRDLAAEIIREKATQHTFEEIPYALAVVIESYKEEREKISITAVLVVERESQKGMVIGKGAALIKKIGTEARLEISKLTGEKVFLDLRVKVDHNWTKDAKKLKKYGYETSRSP is encoded by the coding sequence ATGACCGCAAAAAAGTTTACATGTGGTTACGTGGCTTTTTTGGGCTATCCTAATGCCGGCAAATCTACTCTATTAAATTCCATCCTTAAAGAAAAAATAGCGGCCGTTACAGATAAACCTCAAACTACGCGTAAACGTTTATTAGGTATTTATAACGACAACGATTCACAAATTATTTTTATTGATACGCCGGGTTTTCACAATTCTGCCAAAAAATTAAACCAGTTTTTATTAAGTGAGTTGGATGAAGCTGTCAAAGATGCCGATCTTATAGGTGTTGTATTTTCTCCCGATCAAAATCCGCAAGAGCCGCTTATTGCGTATGCCCATGAGCAGCATCAAAAATTAAAGGATAAAAAGTGGGTGATGATTGTGAATAAAATGGATTTGCCAACGTATTTGGATAAAAAAATTAAAACCGAATTCCCCAATATTCCTGTTGTGACTGTATCAGCTTTAAAAGAAGAGGGGATGGATCAGCTTATTAAAATAATGAAAGAGAAATTGCCGGATGGTCCTGCATTGTATGATACCGAAAGTTTAACTACGGCTTCTTATCGTGATTTGGCTGCCGAGATTATCCGTGAAAAAGCTACCCAGCACACTTTTGAAGAAATTCCGTATGCCTTAGCCGTTGTGATTGAAAGCTATAAGGAAGAAAGAGAAAAGATCAGTATTACAGCAGTTTTGGTTGTTGAACGTGAGTCTCAAAAAGGAATGGTGATTGGCAAGGGGGCTGCGCTTATTAAAAAAATTGGGACTGAGGCTCGACTTGAAATTTCTAAGCTTACAGGTGAAAAAGTGTTTTTAGATTTACGCGTGAAGGTGGACCACAACTGGACCAAGGATGCTAAAAAGTTGAAAAAATATGGTTATGAAACCTCACGCTCCCCATAG
- the cimA gene encoding citramalate synthase yields the protein MAKKKHIQIYDTLLRDGTQAEDINFSVENKLSIAEKLDQLGVDFIEGGWPGASPRDTEFFNRAQTELKLKHAKLVAFGSTRKASNSAEEDRILNDLLASKAKVICIFGKTWDFHVKTALGISLDENLELIRSSLAYLKKNKRQVFYDAEHFFDGYKANPHYAIKTLLAAKKGGADVLVLCDTNGGTLPDEVSSIIKKVKSKVRHPLGIHVHNDGGLAVANSLAAVKAGAIQVQGTINGVGERCGNVNLLTVIANLELKMGYDAVGAKGLKNLTTISRFVDEMANRVGTPYQPFVGKSAFAHKGGMHVNAILKDSRTYEHINPELVGNAQRILVSDYSGASTISKKMAEVGVKLEANDPKVKQLLGALKNLENKGYEYEGAEASFEVLVKKTLGAYKPHFNLHSFTVTDNISEDEAKVYSRADIHLEVNGHSEKTTGEGVGPVHALDQALRKALERFYPVINGMKLLDYRVRVLPAGEGTASYVRVIIECGDGNSKWNTVGVSENILQASYQALVDAIDYKLLKDHL from the coding sequence TACGATACCTTATTGCGTGACGGCACTCAGGCCGAAGATATTAATTTTAGCGTAGAGAATAAATTATCTATTGCCGAAAAATTAGATCAATTGGGTGTGGATTTTATTGAAGGCGGATGGCCCGGGGCTAGCCCGCGTGACACCGAGTTTTTTAATCGTGCCCAGACGGAACTCAAATTAAAGCATGCTAAGCTTGTGGCGTTTGGATCAACGCGCAAAGCCTCTAATAGTGCCGAAGAAGATCGCATCTTAAATGATTTACTGGCTTCTAAAGCGAAGGTGATTTGCATTTTTGGAAAAACTTGGGATTTTCATGTAAAGACAGCCTTGGGGATTTCTTTGGACGAAAATTTAGAGCTTATCCGTTCCAGTCTTGCTTATCTCAAAAAAAATAAACGCCAGGTATTCTACGATGCCGAACATTTTTTTGATGGGTATAAAGCAAATCCTCACTACGCCATTAAAACTCTGCTTGCTGCTAAAAAGGGTGGGGCGGATGTTTTGGTTTTATGTGATACCAACGGTGGCACTTTGCCCGATGAAGTAAGCTCCATCATCAAAAAAGTAAAATCCAAAGTACGTCATCCCTTAGGCATCCATGTGCATAACGATGGCGGCTTAGCTGTGGCTAATTCGCTGGCCGCTGTTAAAGCCGGGGCTATTCAGGTGCAAGGCACTATCAACGGCGTGGGTGAACGTTGCGGGAATGTAAATTTGCTGACCGTCATTGCCAATCTCGAGCTCAAAATGGGTTATGATGCTGTTGGTGCTAAAGGTTTAAAAAATTTAACCACCATCTCGCGCTTTGTGGATGAAATGGCTAATCGTGTGGGCACACCTTATCAGCCCTTCGTTGGAAAATCCGCTTTTGCTCACAAGGGTGGTATGCATGTGAATGCTATTTTAAAAGATTCACGCACCTACGAACACATCAATCCAGAACTGGTGGGGAATGCCCAACGTATTTTAGTGTCGGATTATTCGGGCGCTTCTACCATTTCTAAAAAAATGGCTGAAGTGGGTGTGAAGCTGGAAGCTAACGATCCTAAGGTGAAACAATTATTAGGTGCGCTTAAAAATTTAGAAAATAAAGGTTACGAATATGAAGGTGCCGAGGCTTCGTTTGAAGTGCTGGTTAAAAAAACTTTAGGCGCCTATAAGCCGCATTTTAATCTGCATTCTTTTACAGTTACCGATAATATTTCGGAAGACGAGGCAAAAGTTTATTCGCGAGCTGATATTCATTTGGAAGTGAATGGCCATTCCGAAAAAACTACCGGTGAAGGTGTTGGTCCGGTGCATGCCTTAGATCAGGCTTTGCGCAAGGCTCTTGAACGTTTTTATCCGGTGATTAACGGGATGAAATTATTAGATTACCGTGTACGCGTGTTGCCAGCCGGTGAAGGAACTGCTTCATATGTGCGAGTTATTATTGAATGCGGCGACGGTAACTCTAAATGGAATACGGTAGGGGTATCCGAAAATATATTACAAGCAAGTTATCAGGCCTTGGTAGATGCTATTGATTACAAACTGCTTAAAGATCACCTCTAA
- a CDS encoding OmpA family protein, whose translation MNLLPFKNFKCYIFLFLALLIFTSPVEARYISNFSAINFTPAVDSGDYVTVYGSQNLGQRQGALGVYFDYANRPLQFVATGAATGRQSVIDHMFVADVYGAYGFTDWFTVGLNIPVVGYSWFFTDDAAADSDHAAGLGDITAYFKFRIVNTDNSRVGFSFMPYVTLPSGDFSRYSGNGHVTGGASLITDFIFHERFSMALNVGALLRDDVTRHAVNIDDRLTYGLAANVKFSKGVHGIAEVTGSTNLKNMFAEGSESPLEAGGAVRFLIPNSGFGLDVGGTAGLIDGVGAPRFRAYLGVKYTGGQPKCPECPQPAPPPPPDPRIRGGKIVLWGKIFYDTDKATIKPISYPVLDDVVDVMMKNPQLRLVEVQGHTDARASDEYNRKLSDARAHSAMEYLISKGIEPSRLVAKGYGESQPIADNTTKEGMSQNRRTEFVILQQDGGVEVGTDPSTEAPAPGSTM comes from the coding sequence ATGAACTTACTCCCGTTTAAAAACTTTAAGTGTTACATATTTCTTTTTTTGGCACTTTTAATTTTTACTTCACCGGTTGAAGCCCGGTACATTTCCAATTTTTCTGCCATAAATTTTACTCCCGCGGTAGATAGTGGTGATTATGTGACCGTGTATGGATCACAAAATTTAGGACAAAGACAAGGTGCGTTGGGTGTGTATTTTGATTATGCCAATCGCCCCCTGCAATTTGTGGCTACCGGCGCTGCTACGGGCCGTCAATCGGTTATTGATCACATGTTTGTGGCCGATGTTTATGGTGCTTATGGTTTTACCGACTGGTTTACTGTTGGTTTAAATATTCCTGTGGTGGGTTATAGCTGGTTTTTTACCGATGATGCCGCCGCCGACTCTGATCATGCTGCTGGGCTTGGTGACATTACAGCCTATTTTAAGTTTCGAATTGTGAACACCGATAATAGTCGTGTAGGTTTTTCGTTTATGCCTTATGTGACCTTACCCTCCGGCGATTTTAGCCGCTATTCGGGTAACGGACACGTGACAGGGGGCGCATCCTTAATTACCGATTTTATTTTTCATGAACGCTTCAGCATGGCGTTAAACGTAGGGGCTTTGTTGCGTGACGACGTAACACGTCACGCCGTTAATATTGATGATCGTTTAACCTACGGTTTGGCTGCTAATGTAAAGTTTTCTAAAGGCGTTCATGGTATTGCCGAAGTTACCGGTTCTACAAATCTTAAAAACATGTTTGCCGAAGGATCCGAATCGCCTCTTGAAGCGGGCGGCGCGGTTCGCTTTCTTATTCCCAATTCTGGTTTTGGTTTAGACGTGGGTGGTACGGCCGGTCTTATTGATGGTGTAGGTGCTCCCCGTTTTAGAGCTTATTTGGGTGTAAAATACACCGGTGGTCAACCCAAGTGTCCAGAATGTCCTCAGCCGGCTCCACCTCCACCGCCCGATCCTCGTATTCGTGGTGGCAAAATTGTGCTGTGGGGTAAAATCTTTTACGATACTGATAAAGCCACCATCAAACCCATCTCCTATCCTGTGTTAGATGATGTGGTTGATGTTATGATGAAAAATCCCCAGCTTCGTTTGGTGGAAGTACAAGGACATACCGATGCGCGTGCTAGCGACGAGTATAATAGAAAACTTTCGGATGCTCGTGCTCACTCGGCCATGGAATATCTTATTAGTAAAGGTATTGAGCCGTCACGCTTAGTGGCTAAAGGTTATGGTGAATCGCAGCCCATTGCTGATAACACCACCAAGGAAGGTATGAGCCAAAACCGTAGAACAGAATTTGTGATTCTGCAGCAAGACGGTGGGGTTGAGGTAGGTACCGACCCTTCAACCGAGGCTCCAGCCCCGGGTTCTACCATGTAA
- the rnc gene encoding ribonuclease III: MEWFISLFSGKKKRISKTDIKKLKTLESKLGYSFTDKSLLKRALTHKSFANEHRLSPLEQNERYEFLGDAVLELAVSHELVKLFTEESEGDLSKLRAAVVNETSLAELARKIDLGHYLFLGRGEDQCQGRNKDSLLSDAYEAVLGAIYLDSNFTKAHKVIKGQFLEILKTAKKKDITRDYKTKLQEESQNRFKAIPRYHLVGESGPDHDKTFEVNLYIKNEIYGRGQGKSKKQAEQQAALEALAALEKMNGKE, translated from the coding sequence ATGGAATGGTTTATTTCCCTTTTTTCGGGAAAAAAGAAAAGAATATCCAAGACCGACATTAAAAAACTGAAAACTCTCGAGTCCAAGCTCGGCTATTCATTTACCGATAAAAGTTTGCTTAAACGGGCCCTTACTCATAAATCGTTTGCTAATGAGCACCGCTTATCTCCGCTGGAGCAAAACGAGCGCTATGAATTTTTGGGCGATGCGGTGCTGGAACTTGCTGTAAGTCACGAACTGGTTAAGTTATTTACCGAGGAAAGTGAAGGCGACTTGTCTAAACTGCGTGCAGCGGTGGTTAATGAAACAAGTTTAGCTGAATTAGCCCGTAAAATTGATTTGGGCCATTATTTATTTTTGGGACGCGGTGAAGACCAATGCCAGGGGCGTAATAAAGACTCACTGTTATCTGATGCTTATGAGGCCGTATTGGGTGCTATTTATCTCGATTCTAATTTTACCAAAGCGCATAAAGTGATTAAGGGGCAGTTTTTGGAAATTTTAAAAACAGCCAAAAAGAAAGATATTACCCGCGATTATAAAACCAAGCTTCAGGAAGAATCACAAAATCGTTTTAAGGCTATTCCACGCTATCATTTGGTAGGTGAAAGTGGACCTGATCATGATAAAACTTTTGAAGTAAATCTTTATATTAAAAATGAAATTTATGGCCGCGGTCAGGGAAAAAGTAAAAAACAAGCCGAGCAGCAGGCAGCTCTTGAAGCCTTGGCAGCGCTTGAAAAAATGAACGGGAAAGAATGA
- a CDS encoding CDP-alcohol phosphatidyltransferase family protein: MKEKITLPTYITLTRFLLVPVFIYLFLQEKYWPSVIVLGIASITDFLDGLIARKFNMRSKLGSMLDPLADKFLMLLSFIALSKLGRIPWELTILIVFRDFGIVFTIFIFLKFIKIKLYYKPTRLSKWATFSQIMVLVLSFLDVLFEKRPIILSPQHETYFMLSKMLFTYGAIIFTVITYFQYIYMGYKFYRYGEREVS, translated from the coding sequence ATGAAAGAAAAAATAACACTGCCCACCTACATTACCTTAACCCGCTTTTTACTGGTTCCGGTATTTATTTATCTTTTTCTACAGGAAAAATACTGGCCTTCGGTAATTGTTCTTGGAATTGCCAGTATTACCGATTTTTTAGATGGCCTTATTGCGCGTAAATTTAACATGCGTTCTAAACTAGGATCCATGCTTGATCCTTTAGCCGACAAATTTCTGATGTTATTAAGTTTTATTGCACTCTCAAAACTGGGAAGAATCCCCTGGGAACTGACTATTTTAATTGTGTTTAGAGATTTTGGAATTGTTTTTACAATTTTTATTTTTCTAAAGTTTATCAAAATAAAGCTGTATTACAAACCCACGCGTCTTTCAAAATGGGCCACTTTTTCGCAAATTATGGTGCTGGTACTCTCTTTTTTAGATGTGTTGTTTGAGAAAAGGCCCATTATTTTAAGCCCACAACACGAAACCTATTTTATGCTGTCTAAGATGCTTTTTACTTATGGTGCCATTATCTTTACAGTGATCACTTATTTTCAATACATTTATATGGGCTATAAATTTTATCGCTATGGGGAGCGTGAGGTTTCATAA
- the mnmA gene encoding tRNA 2-thiouridine(34) synthase MnmA, whose protein sequence is MVESKKKRVVVAMSGGVDSSVAAVLLKEQGYDVIGISLKVWDYGRGAKENGKTCCSVEDITDARDVCNLIGVPFYAFNFKATFEKHVIQNFVDEYALGHTPNPCIQCNKHVKFGELYKEAQKLGADYLATGHHAQLTRDADGQVHLVKGVDPDKDQSYVLYGLTQEELRKTLFPIGHLTKKEVREVARRAGVVTADKVESQDICFVPNHKHAEFIDKNYPSKAPEKGFFMDGEGNILGEHNGIHHYTIGQRRGLGIGFGERTYVTGLDAERKTVILGGKEDLLSSGLKASGVNWIQALGNNKECGVKVRYQKKEIPAVIEKIDGSDVLIKFSEKYPAVTPGQSAVFYRGNEVIGGGIIEKAIHS, encoded by the coding sequence ATGGTTGAATCAAAGAAAAAAAGAGTCGTTGTTGCCATGAGCGGAGGTGTCGACTCGTCTGTGGCTGCTGTTCTTTTAAAAGAACAAGGTTACGACGTAATCGGTATCTCTCTCAAGGTGTGGGACTACGGCCGTGGTGCCAAAGAAAATGGTAAAACCTGTTGCTCTGTTGAGGATATTACCGATGCACGTGATGTGTGTAATCTTATTGGCGTTCCGTTTTACGCCTTTAACTTTAAAGCAACTTTTGAAAAGCATGTGATCCAGAACTTTGTGGATGAATATGCGTTGGGCCATACGCCAAACCCGTGTATCCAGTGTAATAAGCATGTAAAATTTGGTGAGCTGTATAAAGAAGCACAAAAACTGGGGGCGGATTATCTTGCTACCGGGCATCATGCTCAACTAACACGCGATGCCGATGGGCAGGTCCATCTTGTAAAGGGCGTGGATCCCGACAAAGATCAATCGTATGTACTTTATGGGCTTACGCAGGAAGAGTTAAGAAAAACTCTTTTTCCCATTGGTCATCTAACCAAAAAAGAAGTGCGTGAGGTGGCGCGCCGTGCGGGTGTGGTAACGGCCGATAAAGTTGAGAGCCAGGATATTTGTTTTGTGCCTAATCACAAGCATGCCGAGTTTATTGATAAAAATTATCCCTCCAAAGCTCCCGAAAAGGGTTTTTTTATGGATGGTGAGGGCAATATCTTGGGAGAGCATAACGGGATTCATCATTACACAATTGGCCAGCGCCGTGGCTTGGGGATTGGCTTTGGCGAACGCACCTATGTGACGGGATTGGATGCCGAAAGGAAAACGGTGATTTTAGGTGGGAAAGAAGATTTGTTGTCGTCCGGGCTAAAGGCTTCGGGCGTTAATTGGATTCAAGCTTTGGGCAATAATAAGGAATGTGGTGTAAAAGTGCGTTATCAAAAAAAGGAGATTCCTGCTGTGATTGAAAAAATTGATGGGAGTGATGTGTTGATTAAATTTAGTGAAAAGTATCCGGCGGTAACGCCTGGCCAATCGGCTGTATTTTATAGAGGGAATGAAGTTATTGGTGGCGGTATTATTGAGAAAGCGATTCATTCATGA